The following are encoded together in the Rhabdothermincola salaria genome:
- a CDS encoding KH domain-containing protein — MSEADTTDTTESGADDGAVDATTARTVLEYVVKALVEDPDAVSVELDDRGRRPALNVHVGDGDMGRVIGKRGRVAQSIRTVVRAAAVRDGLELDVEFVD; from the coding sequence GTGAGCGAGGCCGACACCACCGACACCACCGAGTCCGGAGCCGACGACGGCGCGGTCGACGCCACCACCGCCCGCACGGTGCTCGAGTACGTCGTCAAGGCGCTGGTCGAGGACCCCGACGCCGTCTCCGTCGAGCTCGACGACCGTGGCCGGCGCCCCGCGCTGAACGTGCACGTCGGCGACGGCGACATGGGCCGGGTCATCGGCAAGCGGGGCCGGGTCGCGCAGTCGATCCGCACCGTCGTGCGCGCGGCTGCCGTCCGCGACGGCCTCGAGCTCGACGTGGAGTTCGTTGACTGA
- the rpsP gene encoding 30S ribosomal protein S16 — translation MVKLRLMRMGKTKQPTYRIVAADARSPRNGRFIEILGHYDPRREPSAITVDNDKAVAWLKKGAQPTEAVAKLLKISGAMDDFAGTAS, via the coding sequence GTGGTAAAGCTCCGCCTCATGCGGATGGGAAAGACCAAGCAGCCGACGTATCGCATCGTGGCCGCTGATGCGCGGTCACCTCGCAACGGCCGGTTCATCGAGATCCTGGGTCACTACGACCCCCGCCGGGAGCCGTCGGCCATCACCGTCGACAACGACAAGGCCGTCGCCTGGCTGAAGAAGGGCGCCCAGCCCACCGAGGCCGTGGCCAAGCTCCTCAAGATCTCCGGGGCGATGGACGACTTCGCCGGCACCGCGTCGTGA
- the ffh gene encoding signal recognition particle protein, with protein MFETLSDRFEGVLGRLRSKGRLTEADVDEALREIRRALLEADVNFTVVKGFVERVRERCVGEELSGALNPGQQVVKIVNEELTATLGGETIKITFSSKPPTVVLMAGLQGSGKTTNSAKLASWFKRQGRHPLLVGADLQRPAAVEQLRTLGRQIEVPVWSEDTDPVAVASGAVAEARRTGRDVVIVDTAGRLAIDADLMDEVRRISGAVSPDYTFLVIDAMTGQDAVATAEAFHATLELDGVILTKLDGDARGGAALSVKEVVGRPIAFASTGEKIKDFDLFHPDRLAGRILGMGDMLTLIEKAEEVFEQDQAEEAATKLLEGQFTFDDFLDQMQQLKKMGPLSGLLGMMPGVPKEVRNAEIDDREIARIEAIIRSMTTTERVDPDLIDASRRERIARGSGTDPHQVSELVKQFKEVSKMMKRMGGMGSKKVAKSRRKAAKGKKGKGPGGRTSGGRVAPKTKAPLRLPDLDPASLQQGGGAFPGLGGPGGGGGLPDLGAGPPRRKKG; from the coding sequence ATGTTCGAGACCCTCTCGGACCGCTTCGAAGGGGTCCTCGGGCGTCTCCGCAGCAAGGGGCGGCTCACCGAGGCCGACGTCGACGAGGCCCTGCGGGAGATCCGGCGGGCCCTGCTCGAGGCCGACGTCAACTTCACCGTGGTCAAGGGCTTCGTCGAGCGGGTGCGCGAGCGCTGCGTGGGCGAGGAGCTCTCCGGGGCGCTGAACCCGGGCCAGCAGGTCGTCAAGATCGTCAACGAGGAGCTCACCGCCACCCTCGGCGGCGAGACCATCAAGATCACCTTCAGCTCCAAGCCGCCCACCGTCGTGCTCATGGCCGGCCTGCAGGGCTCGGGCAAGACCACCAACTCGGCCAAGCTGGCCAGCTGGTTCAAGCGCCAGGGACGCCACCCGCTGTTGGTCGGCGCCGACCTGCAGCGCCCCGCGGCCGTCGAGCAGCTGCGCACGCTCGGGCGCCAGATCGAGGTCCCGGTCTGGAGCGAGGACACCGATCCGGTCGCCGTCGCCAGCGGCGCGGTGGCCGAAGCCCGCCGCACCGGTCGCGACGTGGTCATCGTCGACACCGCCGGGCGCCTCGCCATCGACGCCGACCTCATGGACGAGGTGCGGCGCATCTCCGGGGCCGTGAGCCCGGACTACACGTTCCTCGTCATCGACGCCATGACCGGCCAGGACGCGGTGGCCACCGCCGAGGCGTTCCACGCCACGCTGGAGCTCGACGGCGTCATCCTCACCAAGCTCGACGGCGACGCCCGCGGCGGTGCCGCCCTCAGCGTCAAGGAGGTGGTGGGGCGGCCCATCGCCTTCGCCTCCACCGGCGAGAAGATCAAGGACTTCGACCTCTTCCACCCCGACCGCCTCGCCGGTCGGATCCTCGGGATGGGCGACATGCTCACCCTGATCGAGAAGGCCGAGGAGGTCTTCGAGCAGGACCAGGCCGAGGAGGCGGCGACCAAGCTCCTCGAGGGGCAGTTCACCTTCGACGACTTCCTCGACCAGATGCAGCAGCTCAAGAAGATGGGCCCGCTGTCCGGTCTGCTCGGGATGATGCCGGGGGTGCCCAAGGAGGTCCGCAACGCCGAGATCGACGACCGTGAGATCGCCCGCATCGAGGCGATCATCCGGTCCATGACCACCACCGAGCGGGTCGACCCCGACCTCATCGACGCCTCGCGGCGCGAGCGCATCGCCCGGGGGTCGGGCACCGACCCCCATCAGGTCTCCGAGCTGGTCAAGCAGTTCAAGGAGGTCTCCAAGATGATGAAGCGCATGGGAGGCATGGGCTCGAAGAAGGTGGCCAAGTCCCGCCGCAAGGCGGCCAAGGGCAAGAAGGGCAAGGGCCCCGGTGGCCGCACCAGCGGCGGCCGGGTGGCCCCCAAGACGAAGGCCCCGCTGCGCCTCCCCGACCTCGATCCGGCGTCGCTGCAGCAGGGCGGCGGCGCCTTCCCGGGCCTCGGCGGGCCCGGCGGGGGAGGGGGCCTCCCCGACCTCGGTGCCGGTCCGCCGCGCCGCAAGAAGGGCTGA